The DNA sequence GGGCGCGGCCCAAGGCGTATTCTCCTCGGCCGTGGCCACCGTCATCGTGGTCTCTCGAAGCGCCAGTTCCTTGGCCAGACCTTCGAGTTCGTCACTGCTCGGACCGTCCGAAACGTTGATCGGCAGAGATGCGCTCCTTTGGGGTCAGCGTGATCCGGGGCTGACCCCGTTTTTCGCTGACAGTCTATTATGCTTGCTCGATTCTTCTCTTTCAGCGGGCCTAACCATCCGCCCGCGCCTCCAAGTCCGACTCCTTCCCCCCCCTGTCGCGGAACTCGAGCTTGTCGAGGGAAGAGAAGACCGGAATGAGGGCGTGTGACATTTCAACCCTTTTTCGGCATCATTCCTCGACTCATCGGCTTCAAGGAACGGTTCGCCTAGTCTCGCTTGGACCAGGTGTCTCCGATACTCACATCCACAATCAGGGGAACGTTCAGATCAACGGCGGTTTCCATCTCCGTACGAATGATCGGTTCCAGAGCATCGAGTTCATCTTCCGGCACTTCGAACACGAGTTCGTCGTGGATCTGCAGAATCATTTTGGTGTTCCGTTTCTGTTCCCGGAGAATCCTCCACATCCGTATCATAGCCACTTTTATGATATCGGCGGCGGAACCCTGAAACGGCGCGTTCGTGGCAACACGTTCCGCATTCGATCTGAGGGCGTTGTTCTGGCTGGTCAGTTGGGGTAGATAGCGGCGTCGATCCAGAAGCGTGGTCACGTATCCCTGTTTCCGGGCGCGCTCCAAATTCTCCACCAGAAACGACTTGACCCCGGCGAATCGCTGAAAGTAGGCGTCGATGAACCTTTGAGCCTCTCCTCTGGAAATACCGAGTTCACGCGCCAGACCAAAGGCCTGCATCCCGTAAATAATGCCGAAATTAACCACCTTGGCCCTTCTGCGCATTTCGGGCGTGACGCCCTCGGGGTCCACTCCAAACATCCCGCAAGCCGTTTCCGTGTGAATATCCCGCCCCTTTTTGAACGCCTCGGTCAGCACCGGATCCTTCGAATAATGAGCCAGGACCCGCAGCTCGATCTGGCTGTAGTCCGCCGACAGCAGCTTGCAGCCTTTTTCCGGAATGAACGCACGACGGATACGGTTGCCCAATTCCCCCCGAATCGGAATATTCTGAAGGTTCGGGTTGCTGCTGCTCAACCGTCCCGTGGCTGTCACCGTTTGATTGTACGACGTGTGCAACCTTCCCGTTTCGGGGTGGACCAGCCCCGGCAACGCATCTACATAGGTCGATTTCAGCTTGCTCAGGATGCGATAGTTTAGGATCTGCTCGGCTATGGGCTGGGTCTGCGCAAGGATGGTCAACACTTCCATGTCCGTGGAATAGCCGGTTTTCTTTTGAGTCTTTTTGACCGGGTTGAGCCCCATTTCCTCGAACAGCACCACTCCCAGTTGTTTCGGGGAGTTTAAGTTGAATCTGCTGCCGGCTAATTCGTAGACTCGGTCCTCGATTTCCTGCAGTTGTCCGGAAAGCTCGTTGGACATGTCCCGCAGCAGGGGGCGGTCGATCTTGACCCCCCACATTTCCATGGAAGCCAGAACGGAAATAAGCGGGACTTCTACGTTCTTGAGAAGCGTGTCCAGCGATTTCTCCCGGAGTTCGCTCTCCAATAGGGCATAGAGGCGAAAAGCAACATCGGCGTCCTCGGCGGAGTATTCGCAGGCCGTCTCCAATGGAACCATGTCAAACGTCGCTTCGTTCTTTCCCGAGCCCACCACCTCCTTATAGGTAGTGACGCGCTCGCCGAGAAATTCCCAGGCCACTTTGTCCAGGCTGTGCGCGTGACGGTCGGGATCCAGAAGGTAGGAGGCCACCATTGTATCGAAGACAATACCCTTCAACACGATACCATGCCGCTCGAGTACGATGGCGTCGTACTTGATGTTGTGACCGATTTTGAGCGGCTTCGCGCCCTCGAGAAGCGGGCGCAGGCATTCGATGCCGTCCCTCAGTCCCACCTGCTCCGGCGCCGCCAAGCGCGAATGCGCCAAGGGCACATAGTAGGCTTCTCGAGGCGAGCCGCACAGAGAAATTCCCACCAGGTTTGCGCGCATAGGCTCCTGGGACGTGGTTTCCGTGTCCACCGAAAGGACGGGAAGGCTGCTCAGGCGTTCCACCAGAGCCTTCAGATCCTCCAGGCGAGTTACAGGCCTGTAGACATGATTCGGACTCTTGTCGGACCCGGATTCCTCGAGAAATGAATGGAAATCCAACTCGAGGTAAAGCGCCTTGAGCGCTTCGCTATTTCTCGGGTCGATCTCGAGGTTGTCGATGGACAAATCCAAAGGGACATCCGTACGGATCTTCATGAGTTCCATCGCTTCAAGGGCTTGATCTCCGCAGCGGAGCAGGTTCTCCCGTATCTTTTTTTGTTTGACGGATTCTTTGTTCTTGAGCAGATCTTCCAGGCTCCCGTACTCCTCGATCAATTTTACCGCTGTTTTTTCACCGATTCCGGGAACCCCTGAAATGTTATCCGAAGTGTCACCCATGAGGCCCATCACTTCCAGAACACGGGACGGTTCCAGGCCGAATCGCTCTTTAATGTCCTCGGGCCGCAGGACCGTGTCTTTCATCGTATCCCACATGACCACGCGATCCGAGAGCAGCTGAAAAAAGTCTTTATCCGACGATACGAGCACCGCCTCGCCCCCTGATTCGGTTGCTATCCGTGATAGGGTTCCGATGATGTCATCCGCTTCGAATCCGACCAACTCCAGTTGTGAAATTCCGGAAAGACGGATAAATTTTTTTATATACGGGATCTGTGTCACAAGATCTTCAGGAATCACGTCCCGCTTGGCCTTGTATTCCGGATAGCGCTCGTGTCTGAAGGTCGGAGCTTTTGTGTCAAAAGCCACCAGCATATGCGTAGGCGATTTGGTCTTTAGTATTTTCAGGATCATGTTGACAAAGCCAAAAACGGCATTCGTTGGGAGACCATTGCGATTCTGCAATCCCCGAACGGCAAAAAAAGAACGGTACATATACGAGCTTCCGTCCACAAGGTACACGGTCGGTGCTTTGGCTTTCTTATCCGGCATCGAGGAATCCTTACGTTGTAAACGAACGAACCACCGATGATCTCCCCAAGAATCGTGATCCTTTTCCATCTAATTTTATGCCAAACCCCTTGTCAAGTAGGAAAGGCCCGCGTCGATCCCCGCGGCGCAGCCTGAAGGAACCCCCAGGAGACCTGTGGCAACGTACCGGGGCGCCGGTCGTATGCGGTTTTCGGCAACAGGGTGAGGATACCCTGCTTTTCGAGAGCGATTGGGGCTCCTTTCTCGAAGACCGTTTAGCCATTTGACATTTTCGTTCCATACGTTCAAGATAGGGCTTGTATCTTGAGAAAAAATTTACATGGAGCAGCACATTGGTACCAAGCACTAGAATATTGATCATAGATGATGAATTTCACATTGGTGACTCATGCATCCAGGCCCTCTCGAGCAACGGGTATGCCGCCGAGTGGGCCGACAGCTCGAAAAAAGGGCTCGAACTCATCGATCGCTATTCATATGACATGATTATCCTGGACCTGAACATGCCCGATATTCACGGCATCGATGTTTTGAAGAAGATCAAACACCAGGATCCGGATGCGATGGTCATCATTCTTACCGGATACGGTACGGTGCAAACCGCAGTAGACGCTATGAAACTGGGGGCATACGACTTCCTGTCAAAACCTTTCACTCCTCAGGAAATCAGAGCGGCTGTCCGCAGGGGGGTCGAGCAAAAACGGCTATCGAGAGAAAATATTTTTCTCAAACAGGAACTTGAACGGCAACGGCGGGCGGCGACTCTTATCGGAGACAGCAAGGTCATGGCGCGCGTGAAGGAGATTATCACGCT is a window from the Deltaproteobacteria bacterium genome containing:
- the polA gene encoding DNA polymerase I gives rise to the protein MPDKKAKAPTVYLVDGSSYMYRSFFAVRGLQNRNGLPTNAVFGFVNMILKILKTKSPTHMLVAFDTKAPTFRHERYPEYKAKRDVIPEDLVTQIPYIKKFIRLSGISQLELVGFEADDIIGTLSRIATESGGEAVLVSSDKDFFQLLSDRVVMWDTMKDTVLRPEDIKERFGLEPSRVLEVMGLMGDTSDNISGVPGIGEKTAVKLIEEYGSLEDLLKNKESVKQKKIRENLLRCGDQALEAMELMKIRTDVPLDLSIDNLEIDPRNSEALKALYLELDFHSFLEESGSDKSPNHVYRPVTRLEDLKALVERLSSLPVLSVDTETTSQEPMRANLVGISLCGSPREAYYVPLAHSRLAAPEQVGLRDGIECLRPLLEGAKPLKIGHNIKYDAIVLERHGIVLKGIVFDTMVASYLLDPDRHAHSLDKVAWEFLGERVTTYKEVVGSGKNEATFDMVPLETACEYSAEDADVAFRLYALLESELREKSLDTLLKNVEVPLISVLASMEMWGVKIDRPLLRDMSNELSGQLQEIEDRVYELAGSRFNLNSPKQLGVVLFEEMGLNPVKKTQKKTGYSTDMEVLTILAQTQPIAEQILNYRILSKLKSTYVDALPGLVHPETGRLHTSYNQTVTATGRLSSSNPNLQNIPIRGELGNRIRRAFIPEKGCKLLSADYSQIELRVLAHYSKDPVLTEAFKKGRDIHTETACGMFGVDPEGVTPEMRRRAKVVNFGIIYGMQAFGLARELGISRGEAQRFIDAYFQRFAGVKSFLVENLERARKQGYVTTLLDRRRYLPQLTSQNNALRSNAERVATNAPFQGSAADIIKVAMIRMWRILREQKRNTKMILQIHDELVFEVPEDELDALEPIIRTEMETAVDLNVPLIVDVSIGDTWSKRD